Genomic window (Neorhizobium galegae bv. orientalis str. HAMBI 540):
TTGATCAGCTGCGAGCGGATGTAGTCGGCATAGTCACCGGGCGGCGCCTGGATGATCGCGAAGGTCACGATGCTCAGAATGATCAGGACGGGGATTGCGGACGCTATGCGCACGAGCAGGAATCGTAACATCGGACGGTTCGCTTCTCCTTGCCGCCAGTCGCCCCTGTCGGTGCGGCCGGCTTGTTGATCTTGCCCGGCCGCGCTTCACGCGCGGCCGGAATCCTCGGTTGGGAGGGGAGCTCTTAGTTGATCGGGCCCTTTTCGCCCGGCTTGCCGGGCAGCCTTTCGGGAAACAGCTCATATTTGCCCTGCTTGTCGGCAGCGACCCACAGGCGCTCACGGATGACGGAGTCCTCAGCCCAGTTGAACATGAAGATCGGGGTTCCTTCTGGCACGTTCGAGAAGCGCTTGTTGATGATCAGCGCACCCGGATATTCCGTCAGTCCGACCGTATCGACATTCTCGGTTGCTATCTTCTGGTATTGCTTCATCAGGTCGACGCGCTGGTTGTTGTCCTGGCTGGTCTGGAACTTGGCGACGATAGCGACCAGCTTTTCTTCGTAGGGCATCAGGTCGAGTTTGCCGTCCTTGCCGGCGCGGTGGTGCCAGCTCGTGCGCGGACCGACAGGTGCAAGCTGCTCGGTATTTTGAACCACGGAGGCAAGTTCCGGCATGTTGCGCTGGATCAGCCAGTCGAAACGGCCGCTATAATGAGCGTCGTCGCGTTTCGGACCATCGAGCGCATTGAGGATGACCTTGACCCCGAGCTTTTCCATCTGGCCGATGACGCCTTCCGCGAGGCTCTTGTCGGTCGCGTAGCCGTTGTTGACCAGAAGGACGATCTCGACGTCCTTGCCGCCGACGGTTCCGGCGGGGAAGTTCACGAAACCGTCGCCGTCGGTATCCTTGAGGCCCGCCTTCGCCAGCAGCGCCTTGGCGCCATTCAGATCGAAGGGGTAATAGACCACCGAGTTGCGGTCGTAGAAGCTGGTGCCCGAGGACAGGCCACCCGGATAGATCGCGGTGAACGGACCCTTGACCAGCGAATCGCCGATCGCCTTGCGGTCGAGACCCATGGTGATCGCCTTGCGGAAATCCTCGTTGCGGTTCAGTTCGCGAACGGCCTGGCCGCGCGCGTCTGGCTCGCCCCAGCCGTTGCCGGACAGGTTCATGCGCATGTTGTAGCCAATCAGGCGCGGGCCGAAGGCAAGACGTGCCGGGGCGGTCTTCTCGGCGGCCCGCTTCAGCGATGCCACGAAATTTTCCGGCTGCTCGAGGTTGGAAATGTCGCCGGATCCGGCAACGGCCTGCACGTCGCGGTCGGCCCAGGTCGACAGCTTGTAATGCAGTTCGTTCAGATAAGGGAGTTGATTGCCCTTCTCGTCGACCTTCCAGTAATACGGATTGCGGCGCATCACGATTATGTCGTCCGGACGGTATTCGACCGGCACCCAGCCGCCCATCACCGGCATGTTCATGAATTCCGGCGGGAACGCATTCTTGAACTGATCGTAGGTATTTTTCGAATATTTCGGATGCTGCGGCTTCAGGATATGCGAGGGGCCAGGGCAGAAGCCCGGATAGGCCATCGTGTAGAGATATTGTTTGGGGAAAGCCTCCTTGAAGGTCCATTCGACGGTATAGTCATCGATCTTCTGAAGTGTTGTCCCCTGGCCGAACGCTTCAGGCGATGCGCCGCCGCCGAGCGGGGAGACATTCGGGTCGATGACCTCGTCTTCCCAGTAAAACATGATATCGTCGGCATTGAAGGGAACGCCGTCGGACCATTTCGCGCCTTCGACCAGATGCATGGTGAGCTTATGGCCGTCCTTGGACCAGTCCCAGCTCTTGGCAAGGTTCGGCAGCGGCTCGGTATCCTTGGCTTCCACCTGGAAGAGCGGCGCAGTGCGCGTCAGGCACTCGGACAGACCAATATCGATGCCGCCCCAGCCCTGGGTCTGGCCGGCACCATAGTTCCAGCCTTCAGGCCGACCGCCGATGACATGCCGCAGGGTATCGCCGTAGACGCCGGGGCCATCCACCATGTTCTCCGTCTTGAAGACAAGCGGCACCTTGGGCAGGCGGTCCTTAACGGGCGGCAGCTTGCCGCTGTCGACGAAGTTCTTCGTCACCCAATCGGGCTCGTGATAGGTGGGCAGTGCCTTGAACTCTTCAATGGAATCCCTGGACACGTATTTAATCTTGCCTTCCGCCGGGAACTGCGCCGGAACGGGCGGAGCACTGGGCTCGGAGGCATAGGCGCTCAAAGCCGAGACCGAGACGCTCAGCGCCAGTCCGGCAAGACTGCCAAGGTTGCGGAAATTTGTCATCGTTTCTCCCTCTTGTTGCGGAGCACTTTGCAAATACCCCGGTTCTCCTCAAACGATCCGGATGCGGGCTTGCGGCGACAGGCTCCCTCCCGGAGCCCCATCGCCACCCGTCCTCCCGAACTCTCAGACAGCCTGCTTGAGCGCCGCCTTTTCGGCGCGCAACTCGTCGATCGAACGGACATTGCGGCGTGCCGCCCCGGCCCAGTCGCGGGTCTTCACCGTCGATTTGGCCAGCCGCTCTTTGGCCGCAGGAATGGCATCGGCATATTGCGGCAACCAACTGGCCTGGGCGACGACCATCTCATCGACCATCTGCCAGACTTCCTCCGGAGTTGAGATGGCGCCGACCAAGGGGTCGTGCAGGACCGCCAGCTTCAGGAGGTCGATATCGCCGCTGATGGCTGCGTGCACCGACATGCGCTGCACGTTGATGGAGGCGATGCACGTCGCTGCGCAGGCTTCCGGGATCGTGATGCCGGAGACCATATTGATACCGAAGCGATCGACGAAACCGGGCGACTCGACAATCGCATCGGCCGGCAGGTTGGTGATGACGCCGTTGTTCTTGACGTTGAAGTGGCCGCGATAGACGCGGTTGGTTTCAAGCGCTTCGAGAATATGGCTCGCATGCTCGTTCGAGCGCTTGGATGGATCGATCGGTTTTTCGGCCGAGGCGAGGAACTGCGGGAATTCCGTTTCAAACCAGTTGCGCGTTTCCGTCGAGTGCCTGAGGTAACCGCCGGTCTCGCCATGGATCCAGTCGGACATGTCGATCCACCTGGTGATCTCTTCCGGCCGCTTGCGATACCAGGGCAGGTATTCGGACAGGTGGCCGTTGCTCTCCGTCGAATACACGCCGAAGCGCTTCAGGACGTCGATGCGCAGCTTTTCCTGCTGCGAGAAAACCGGGTGCGCCTCGAAGGCGGCGACGAGTTCGTCCTTGCCGATCTTTCGGCCGTTGAGGCGTAGATCGATGAACCATGTCTGATGGTTGATGCCCGAGCAGATATAGTCGAGTTCGGAGCGCGACTTGGCGCCGAGAACGTCAGCGATCTGTTCTGCCCCATGCTGGACGCCATGGCAGAGGCCGACGGTATCGACCTTCCCGTATTCGATCGCAGCCCAGGTGTTCATCGCCATCGGGTTCGCGTAGTTCAGGAATTTCGCACCCGGTTCGGCGACCTCGCGGATGTCCTTGCAGAAATCGAGGATCACGGGGATGTTGCGCTGGCCGTAGAGAATGCCGCCGGCGCAGATCGTATCCCCGACGCACTGGTCGATACCGTATTTCAGCGGGATGCGGATGTCGTCGGCATAAGCTTCCAGGCCGCCGACGCGAACGCAGCTGATGATGTAGCGGGCACCCGTCAGCGCCTCGCGACGGTTGGTGGTTGCCGTCACCCTGGTCGGCAGCCGGTTGGATTCGACGACCTTGTCGAGGATCGCCTTGATCATCTGGAGGTTATGCTCGTTCATGTCCGTGAGCGCGAATTCGATATCTCTGAATTCCGGAACGCACAGGATGTCGGTGAACAGCTTTTTCGTGAAGCCGACGCTGCCCGCGCCAATGATAGCGATTTTGAAGCTCATGATCCTAACCTCGATGCGATGAAAATGCCGGCGCTGGGGATGAGAAGAAGAATAGCCGCCGGGCTTGCGCCCTGCGCCAAAAAAGGCCAGAAATCCGGCTTATTCCCCTCCCCGCCGTTCCTCGATGCTGGCGGTGTTCTCTCTCTCGGGAGCGGATTATGCGCAAATTCGGCGGGGCCGCCAGAGAAGGATTATGCTTTCATGGGTAATTCTATGCTGCGGGATTTAATCGAGCGGGGGCCGGTCATGCGGACCGTGTCGTTGCCGCGGGGCCGGCAGACTTTGCACACGATGCCGACCAGCACCGGCTACGAAATCCGCACGGATGCAACCTACGATTGGGATGGACGCAAACGCGGTCAGACGCCATTCACTGTGCTCCAGCATACGATCGGCGGCGCTGGCAACCTCAGATACGACAACCGTGAGCTGCGGGTGAAGGAAGGCGAAACCCTGTTGGTTCTCGTCCCGCATAACCATCGCTATTGGCTGGAGGATGGCGGCCGATGGGAGTTCTTCTGGATCTCGATGAATGGCGACGAAGCGCTTCGCATTCACCGCTCCGTCCTCGCGGTAACCGGCCCGATCCTCAAGCTGCAGCCGCGCACCATCGAGCATCTGGCCGATTGCAGCCTGCGTCTCATCAATGGCGCGGAGACCCCAGGCCGTGCATCGGCCATCGCCTACGAAGCGGCGATGGCGCTCTATGACGACGTCTTCGGTTCGCATCCGATCTTCAGCGAGGAATACCGGACGATGCAGCATGTCATCGGCCACATCGTGATCAATCTCGAGCATCCGCTGCCGGTCGAGGAGCTAGCCAAGGTCGCGGGCCTCAGCCGAGCGCATTTCTCACGCATCTTCGCCGCCAGCGAAGGCGTTCCGCCGGCCGAATTCGTCCTGCAAAAGCGCCTGGAGCGCGCCATCAAGCTCTTGACCAAGACCGACGGCATGCCGGTAAAGGAGGTGGCAATCCGCTCGGGCTTCCGGGACGCAAACTACTTCTCCAAGGTCTTCCGCCGTGTCTACGGCACCAATCCCACCGAATTCCGCACGACCGGCATGTATGCGAGCGTCGGCAGGGGCGCTGACACCGCACTGCGGCGGTGACCCTCGACCTATCTTTCCGCCTCTTAGGAGAGCTTCGGATACCAGGCCGGCCCGAGTGCCTTGATCCATCCGGACGCCCACGACGTGCCGGCATCTCGAAACGGCCTTGACGGGAAACCACCTGTTTTACAGTCCTGTGACAGAAATGAAAGAAAGCTGGAAAACTCTGTAACCGGCCTGACACGATAGCGCTCTAAGGAACCGTAAACGCCTTCGCACCTGCGGAAGGTACTTGCGAGACCGGAGACTGCCGTGAAGATCATCCAGATTACCGATACCCATTTCAGCCCGGAAAAGCCGCATTTCAACGGCAATTGGGCGCCGCTGCTGAACTGGATCGAGGATACCCGGGCCGATCTCATCATCCATACCGGGGATCTGACCGTCGATGGCGCCGATAAGCCGGGTGACATCACTTTCTGCCTGGACCTGATGCGGCAGACTTCGATCCCGATGCTGATCCTGCCGGGCAATCACGATGTCGGCCACCTGCCGGGCTCCGAGCAGCCGGTCAATGCCGAGCGCCTCAAGCGCTGGCGGGACCTCGTCGGAGAGGACCGCTGGTTCGAGGACACCAACGGCTGGCGTTTCATCGGCCTCAACTCACTCCTGCTCGGTCATGAGGACGACGAGGAGGAAGCCCAGTTCGAATGGCTGCGCGAAACCCTCGAAGAGCGTCGCGGCCGTCGCATCGCGCTGTTTGCCCACAAGCCGCTGTTCGTCGACGAGCCGCACGAGGGCGACACGGGCTATTGGAGCGTGCGCCCGGCCCAGCGCAAACGCCTCTACGACCTGATCGCCGCCCATGACGTGGCGCTCTTTGCGAGCGGCCACCTGCACTGGGCCTGGCAGGGCCGGTTCGAGAACACCGCCCTCACCTGGGGTCCGTCGGCCGCCTTCATCCTCGACAAACTGGTGCGCGAAATGCCGGGCGAGCGGCTGGTCGGCGCGGTCGTGCATGAATTCGGCGACGGCGTCGAGAGCGAGATCGTCGCCGTGCCCGGCATGACGGCCTATGTCCTCGACGAGGTCATCGAGGAAGTCTATCCGACCAGCGCCAAGCAAACGGAGAGCGCCGAATGACCGCCCTTTCGCTTCGCGGTATCGAAAAATCCTTCTCCGGCAACCCGATCCTCAAGGGCGTCAGCCTCGATGCCGGTCCGGGCGAATTCATCGCCCTTGTCGGCCCTTCCGGCTGCGGCAAGAGCACGCTCTTACGCATCCTCGCCGGCCTCGAAAGCGCTGACGCCGGCGAAATCATGCTCGGCGACCGCGACCTGTCGCCGGTACCGGCGGCAGACCGCAACATTGCCATGGTTTTCCAGTCCTACGCGCTTTATCCGCACCTGACGGCGGCGCAGAACATCGCCGTGCCGCTGGTCATGCGCAAGCTGACGCGGGCGCAGCGCCTGCCGCTGATCGGCCCGCTGATGCCCGGCCAGCGCAAGGCGGTCGCGGCGATCAAACGCGACGTGCGCGAGATGGCGGTGTCGCTGAAGATCGACCACCTGCTCGATCGCAAGCCCGGCCAGATGTCCGGCGGCCAGCGCCAGCGCGTCGCGCTTGGCCGCGCCATGGTGCGCCGCCCCTCCGTTTTCCTGATGGACGAACCGCTTTCCAACCTCGACGCCAACCTGCGCGTCCATGCTCGCGGCGAGATCGTCGAATTGCACCGCCGCGCCGGCGTGCCGACGCTCTACGTCACCCATGACCAGGCGGAAGCGCTTTCCATGGCAGATCGCGTCGCCGTGATGATCGGCGGTTCGCTGCTGCAGCTCGCCTCGCCGCAGGTGATCTACGACGATCCGGCCAATATCGAGGTGGCCCGTTTCATCGGCCAGCCGCGCATCAACCTTTTCCCGTCGCAGATCGGGGCCGATGGCACGATAGCGTTCGGCGATATCCGGGTCGGATTACACCGTGAGACGGTCGCAGCCGGCGCGCCGGTGACGATCGGCATTCGGCCGGAATTCATCCGCGTGTCCCGCAGCGGCCAGCAGGGCCTGCCGGCACGCATCGACCGCATCGAGTTCCTGGGCTCCGAGATCATCCTCTATTGCCGCCTGGATGCGATCGGCGAAACGGTTGTCGCCAAGCTTTCTCCGACTGAGGGCGCCGGTCTTGCCGCCGGCATGCCGGTGCGCCTCGAGTTCTCAGCCGATCGCCTCTTCGTCTTTGCCGAGAACGGCCGCCGCCTGCCCTCGACACCGGTCGATACCGCCACCATGCGGGAGACCGCCCATGGCTGACGCGATCGCTGCTGCACCCCCGATCGTCCGGAAACCCGCCCGTTCGGCCGCCGAGCGGCAGGAGGCACGCGCAGCACTCGTGCTGTCGCTGCCGGCTATGGTTCTCCTGTTCGTCTTCATCCTGCTGCCGGTCGCGGTGGTGATCCTGTTCGCCTTTACCGACTACGAACTCGGCTATGCGGGTTTCCGGTTCGTCGGCTTCGACAATTACACAGAGCTCTTCACCGACCGCACCTTCCGCCGCTCGCTGTGGAACACAGCGGTCTATACCGCGATCGTCGCACCGATCTCGATCTTCATGGCGCTCGGCCTCGCGATGCTGATCGAAAGCGAGAACATCGGCCGTTCCTTCTTTCGAACCGCCTATTTCCTGCCGGTCGCCTCGCTGCTCGTTGCGATGGCGACGGTCTGGCAATATCTGTTCCATCCGACGATCGGCCCGATCAACGCGCTTCTGGCGCTCGGCGGCCTGCCGCGTCCCAACTGGCTCGGCGCCTCGACATCCGTCCTCTACAGCCTGTCGATCATCGGCATCTGGCAATCGGTCGGCTTCAATCTCGTGCTGTTCCTGGCCGGGCTCACCGCAATCCCCCGCGAGCTCTATCACGCCGCACATGTGGACGGCGCCCGCTCCGCCTTCGACCGGTTCCGGCTGGTTACCTGGCCGATGCTCGGACCGACGACACTGTTCGTCACCACGATCAGCATCATCAATGCGGTCAAGGTCTTCGAGACGGTCAAGACGCTGACCGAGGGCGGGCCGAACAAGGCCTCCGAAGTGTTGCTTTTCACCATCTACCAGGAAGGGTTCGTCTACCTGAAGGTCGGTTACGCTTCGGCGATGACGGTCGTCTTCCTGATCATCCTGGTGGTGCTGATGTTCCTGCAATACCGCGTCCAGGACAAGCAGGTGCATTACTCATGAACGCTTCAGCCTTCACCCTCGCGCGTGCTGTCCGCCTGTCGATCCTGATCTTCGGGGCGGCGATCTTCCTCGCCCCCTACGTCTTCATGATTTCGACCGCCGGCAAGGCGCAGAGCGACATCTTCTCCTCGTCGCTGTCCCTCATCCCGCAGCACTGGTCCTACATCCAGAACTTCGCCAAGGCGCTGACGCGCGTCTCGATGACGCGGCTGCTTTTCAACGGCGTCGCCGTCTGTGCGCTGATCTTCGGTTTCCAGGTGATGATCGCCATCCCCTGCGCCTACGCCATGGCAAAGCTCAAATTCCGCGCGGCAAAGCTGATGATGGTGCTGGTCATGCTCGGCCTGCTGGTACCGATCCATGCCACCGCCCTGCCGCTCTACGTCGCCTTCGACCGCATGGCGGTGCTCAACAGCTATTTCGCGCTGGTCGCTCCCTTCACCATCTCCGTTTTCGGCATCTTCCTGTTCCTGCAGTTCTTCCGCGCGATACCGGACGACCTGATACATGCCGCCCGGCTCGACGGCATGTCGGAGCTCGGCATTATCGGCCGCGTGATCGTGCCGAATGCCTGGCCGGCGATCACCGCGTTCGCGATCTTCTCGGTCGTCGCGCACTGGAACGACCTCTACTGGCCGTTGATCGTCGTTTCCAACCAGGCCTATGCAACGCCGCCACTCGGCCTCCTCTATTTCCGCGCCGCCGAGGCCGGCGACGACTACGGCGCGCTGATGGCCGCCACGCTGATCATCACCACTCCCCTCGTTGCGGCTTTCCTTCTGGCACAGAAGCGCTTCGTCGAGGGCATCACCATGACCGGTCTCAAAGGCTGACCGGCATCAACCAGGAGACTATGCGATGAAGCATCTCACCAAGTTTTTCGCCGCCGCGGCGATTGCCATGACGGTGTCGCTTCCGGCCCATGCCGAAACGACATTGACCGTGCATTATCCGATGCCGGGCTTCTTCAAGGACGTGATGGACACGATCTCGAAAAAGTTCATGGAGGAAAATCCGGACATCAAGATCCAGTTCGCCAACCCGTCCGCGACCTATGAAGAAGGCATCCAGCTCATCATGCGCCAGGCCGGCACGGCGGAAATGCCGGACCTGACCTTCATCGGCCTCAACCGGCTGCGCATGGTTCAGGAGCGCGACCTGCCGGTCGATCTCGCTCCGTTCATCGCCAAGGAAGGCGATATGGGCAAGCTCGGCTTCTCCGACAACATCCTGAAGCTCGCCCAGGTCAAGGGCAAGCAGGTCGGCCTCGCCTTCGCGACGTCAAACCCGATCATGTACTACAATGCCGATCTGGTGAAGGCTGCCGGCGGCAATCCGGACGTTCCGCCGAAGACCTGGGACGAAGTCATCGCGCTCGGCGCCAAGATCAAGGCGCTCGGCAACGGCGTCGAAGGCATCGATTTCCGCTGGCAGGGTGACGACTGGATGTTCTCGGCACTTCTGTTCGGCGCCGGTGGCCAGATGCTGGGCGCCGACGAAAAGTCCGTCGCTTTCGCCGGGCCGGAAGGCCTGAGGGCTGTCGAAACGCTCGACCGCATGGTCAAGCAGGGCGGCCTGCCGGTGTTCACCGCCCAGGCCGGTGAGCAGGCGTTCTTCGCCGGCAAGGTCGGCATCGAGTTCAAGACGACCGGCGGGCTGCGCAATACGATCAAGAGCGTCGGCGACAAGTTCGACCTGCGCACCGCGCAGATCCCGCTGATCGATCCGGTCAAGGGCAAGCTGCCGACCGGCGGCAATGCCGTCGTCATCCTCGCCCGCAATGCCGAAAAGCAGCAGGCCGCCTGGAAGTTCGCCAAGTTCGCCGCCGGCCCCTACGGCGCATCGGTCGTCGTCCCGGGCACCGGCTATGTTCCGAACAACGAGCTCGCCGCCAAGTCGCCGGACTATCTCGGCAATTTCTACAAGGCGAACCCGCTCTTCGTCGCTGGCCTCAGCCAGATGGATCGCATGGTTCCCTGGTACGCCTTCCCGGGCACCAACGGCGTCAAGGTCACCCAGGCGATCGTCGAGAATCTGTCGCGTATCGTCGAACAGCAGGCCACCCCGAGGCAAGCGCTGGAAGATGCCGCTTCCGAAGTGAAGGGCTTGCTGCCGCGCAGCTAAGCTCCGCTCCGGGCTAACCGCACAACGAGCCGCCGCTTCCGATCGGAAGCGGCGGTTTTCCTTTTGTACGAAGCGTCATCAGATTGCCCGCACCGTACCGCCCCGGCGCAGCATATAAGCGACATCGAGATGCCGGGCGGGCGCCGCATTCTCGGCCATGTCCAGCAGCAGCGAGGCCGCCGCCGCCCCCATGCTCGCATCCGGCATCTCTACCGTCGTCAGCGGCGGGTCCATCAGCCGTCCGATGGCGATCCCATCGAACCCTGCGACGGAAATATCGCGTGGTACGGAAAGTCCTTCGCGCCGCAGCGCACTGATGACGCCGAGTGCGAGAAGATCGTTGGAGGCGATGATCGCCGTCGGCGGTGCGGTCGCAAGCGCCGCACTGAGATCGAGCTGGTCGTAACCGTTGAGGAAGGAAATCTCGACTGCTTCCAACGGTGCAATGCCATTCTTGATCATCGCATCGCGATAACCTTCATGCCGGCGACGCGCGCGGTCGGAAGCCGCGAAATTTCCGGAGACGAACAGGATGCGTCGATGGCCGAGACCGACCAGCATCTGCGTCAGTTCGCGGCCGGCTCCGCGATTGTCCACCGTCACGGCGGCAGGAAACAGTGAGGTCGGCATGTTGTTGAGAAGCACGGTCGGCGGCAGCGAGGATGTGAGGGCAACGCTTGTGGCGGGATCGCAGACGGTCAGGATCAGGCCGGTCGGCCGGTCGTTGAGAAGCGAGGCGACTGCGTCCGCCTCGCGTGCAGGGTCGTAGTTCGACTGGGCGATCAGCACGCCGTGGCCGGCAACCAGCATGCGGTTCTGGATGCTGGAAAGCGACGAGGCGAAGACGGGATTGGTGATGCTGGGGATCAGTACGCCGACGACCGGCCGTTGCCCGGGTCTGCCAGCCGCTGAATTTATCGGCCGGTAACCGAGCTCTGCCGCCGCGCGGCGGACCCTGCGGGCCATGCGGTCGCTGACATTGCCGTTGCGATTGAGCGCCCGGCTCGCGGTCGCCAGCGAACATCCCGCTCTTATCGCCACCTGCTGCAATGTCGTCATCAGAGAAT
Coding sequences:
- a CDS encoding ABC transporter substrate-binding protein, which gives rise to MTNFRNLGSLAGLALSVSVSALSAYASEPSAPPVPAQFPAEGKIKYVSRDSIEEFKALPTYHEPDWVTKNFVDSGKLPPVKDRLPKVPLVFKTENMVDGPGVYGDTLRHVIGGRPEGWNYGAGQTQGWGGIDIGLSECLTRTAPLFQVEAKDTEPLPNLAKSWDWSKDGHKLTMHLVEGAKWSDGVPFNADDIMFYWEDEVIDPNVSPLGGGASPEAFGQGTTLQKIDDYTVEWTFKEAFPKQYLYTMAYPGFCPGPSHILKPQHPKYSKNTYDQFKNAFPPEFMNMPVMGGWVPVEYRPDDIIVMRRNPYYWKVDEKGNQLPYLNELHYKLSTWADRDVQAVAGSGDISNLEQPENFVASLKRAAEKTAPARLAFGPRLIGYNMRMNLSGNGWGEPDARGQAVRELNRNEDFRKAITMGLDRKAIGDSLVKGPFTAIYPGGLSSGTSFYDRNSVVYYPFDLNGAKALLAKAGLKDTDGDGFVNFPAGTVGGKDVEIVLLVNNGYATDKSLAEGVIGQMEKLGVKVILNALDGPKRDDAHYSGRFDWLIQRNMPELASVVQNTEQLAPVGPRTSWHHRAGKDGKLDLMPYEEKLVAIVAKFQTSQDNNQRVDLMKQYQKIATENVDTVGLTEYPGALIINKRFSNVPEGTPIFMFNWAEDSVIRERLWVAADKQGKYELFPERLPGKPGEKGPIN
- the melA gene encoding alpha-glucosidase/alpha-galactosidase, with translation MSFKIAIIGAGSVGFTKKLFTDILCVPEFRDIEFALTDMNEHNLQMIKAILDKVVESNRLPTRVTATTNRREALTGARYIISCVRVGGLEAYADDIRIPLKYGIDQCVGDTICAGGILYGQRNIPVILDFCKDIREVAEPGAKFLNYANPMAMNTWAAIEYGKVDTVGLCHGVQHGAEQIADVLGAKSRSELDYICSGINHQTWFIDLRLNGRKIGKDELVAAFEAHPVFSQQEKLRIDVLKRFGVYSTESNGHLSEYLPWYRKRPEEITRWIDMSDWIHGETGGYLRHSTETRNWFETEFPQFLASAEKPIDPSKRSNEHASHILEALETNRVYRGHFNVKNNGVITNLPADAIVESPGFVDRFGINMVSGITIPEACAATCIASINVQRMSVHAAISGDIDLLKLAVLHDPLVGAISTPEEVWQMVDEMVVAQASWLPQYADAIPAAKERLAKSTVKTRDWAGAARRNVRSIDELRAEKAALKQAV
- a CDS encoding AraC family transcriptional regulator, whose translation is MGNSMLRDLIERGPVMRTVSLPRGRQTLHTMPTSTGYEIRTDATYDWDGRKRGQTPFTVLQHTIGGAGNLRYDNRELRVKEGETLLVLVPHNHRYWLEDGGRWEFFWISMNGDEALRIHRSVLAVTGPILKLQPRTIEHLADCSLRLINGAETPGRASAIAYEAAMALYDDVFGSHPIFSEEYRTMQHVIGHIVINLEHPLPVEELAKVAGLSRAHFSRIFAASEGVPPAEFVLQKRLERAIKLLTKTDGMPVKEVAIRSGFRDANYFSKVFRRVYGTNPTEFRTTGMYASVGRGADTALRR
- a CDS encoding metallophosphoesterase family protein, coding for MKIIQITDTHFSPEKPHFNGNWAPLLNWIEDTRADLIIHTGDLTVDGADKPGDITFCLDLMRQTSIPMLILPGNHDVGHLPGSEQPVNAERLKRWRDLVGEDRWFEDTNGWRFIGLNSLLLGHEDDEEEAQFEWLRETLEERRGRRIALFAHKPLFVDEPHEGDTGYWSVRPAQRKRLYDLIAAHDVALFASGHLHWAWQGRFENTALTWGPSAAFILDKLVREMPGERLVGAVVHEFGDGVESEIVAVPGMTAYVLDEVIEEVYPTSAKQTESAE
- a CDS encoding ABC transporter ATP-binding protein, yielding MTALSLRGIEKSFSGNPILKGVSLDAGPGEFIALVGPSGCGKSTLLRILAGLESADAGEIMLGDRDLSPVPAADRNIAMVFQSYALYPHLTAAQNIAVPLVMRKLTRAQRLPLIGPLMPGQRKAVAAIKRDVREMAVSLKIDHLLDRKPGQMSGGQRQRVALGRAMVRRPSVFLMDEPLSNLDANLRVHARGEIVELHRRAGVPTLYVTHDQAEALSMADRVAVMIGGSLLQLASPQVIYDDPANIEVARFIGQPRINLFPSQIGADGTIAFGDIRVGLHRETVAAGAPVTIGIRPEFIRVSRSGQQGLPARIDRIEFLGSEIILYCRLDAIGETVVAKLSPTEGAGLAAGMPVRLEFSADRLFVFAENGRRLPSTPVDTATMRETAHG
- a CDS encoding carbohydrate ABC transporter permease is translated as MADAIAAAPPIVRKPARSAAERQEARAALVLSLPAMVLLFVFILLPVAVVILFAFTDYELGYAGFRFVGFDNYTELFTDRTFRRSLWNTAVYTAIVAPISIFMALGLAMLIESENIGRSFFRTAYFLPVASLLVAMATVWQYLFHPTIGPINALLALGGLPRPNWLGASTSVLYSLSIIGIWQSVGFNLVLFLAGLTAIPRELYHAAHVDGARSAFDRFRLVTWPMLGPTTLFVTTISIINAVKVFETVKTLTEGGPNKASEVLLFTIYQEGFVYLKVGYASAMTVVFLIILVVLMFLQYRVQDKQVHYS
- a CDS encoding carbohydrate ABC transporter permease, encoding MNASAFTLARAVRLSILIFGAAIFLAPYVFMISTAGKAQSDIFSSSLSLIPQHWSYIQNFAKALTRVSMTRLLFNGVAVCALIFGFQVMIAIPCAYAMAKLKFRAAKLMMVLVMLGLLVPIHATALPLYVAFDRMAVLNSYFALVAPFTISVFGIFLFLQFFRAIPDDLIHAARLDGMSELGIIGRVIVPNAWPAITAFAIFSVVAHWNDLYWPLIVVSNQAYATPPLGLLYFRAAEAGDDYGALMAATLIITTPLVAAFLLAQKRFVEGITMTGLKG
- a CDS encoding ABC transporter substrate-binding protein, whose product is MKHLTKFFAAAAIAMTVSLPAHAETTLTVHYPMPGFFKDVMDTISKKFMEENPDIKIQFANPSATYEEGIQLIMRQAGTAEMPDLTFIGLNRLRMVQERDLPVDLAPFIAKEGDMGKLGFSDNILKLAQVKGKQVGLAFATSNPIMYYNADLVKAAGGNPDVPPKTWDEVIALGAKIKALGNGVEGIDFRWQGDDWMFSALLFGAGGQMLGADEKSVAFAGPEGLRAVETLDRMVKQGGLPVFTAQAGEQAFFAGKVGIEFKTTGGLRNTIKSVGDKFDLRTAQIPLIDPVKGKLPTGGNAVVILARNAEKQQAAWKFAKFAAGPYGASVVVPGTGYVPNNELAAKSPDYLGNFYKANPLFVAGLSQMDRMVPWYAFPGTNGVKVTQAIVENLSRIVEQQATPRQALEDAASEVKGLLPRS
- a CDS encoding substrate-binding domain-containing protein; translated protein: MTTLQQVAIRAGCSLATASRALNRNGNVSDRMARRVRRAAAELGYRPINSAAGRPGQRPVVGVLIPSITNPVFASSLSSIQNRMLVAGHGVLIAQSNYDPAREADAVASLLNDRPTGLILTVCDPATSVALTSSLPPTVLLNNMPTSLFPAAVTVDNRGAGRELTQMLVGLGHRRILFVSGNFAASDRARRRHEGYRDAMIKNGIAPLEAVEISFLNGYDQLDLSAALATAPPTAIIASNDLLALGVISALRREGLSVPRDISVAGFDGIAIGRLMDPPLTTVEMPDASMGAAAASLLLDMAENAAPARHLDVAYMLRRGGTVRAI